Within the Mycobacterium gordonae genome, the region ATTAGAGGCCGTGAGCAGAACGGAGTTGCAGCACCCGGGGTGGGGGCCCGCAGACGCCCAACATCGGGACCTGAACTTGCGCGGAACAACAATCACAAGGAGCGCCACGAGATGACGGACACTCAGGTGACCTGGTTGACCCAGGAGTCACATGACCGACTCAAGGCCGAGCTCGACCAGTTGATCGCGAATCGTCCGGTCATCGCCGCCGAGATCAACGACCGCCGGGAAGAAGGCGACCTTCGCGAGAACGGCGGATACCACGCCGCTCGCGAGGAGCAGGGCCAGCAGGAGGCCCGCATCCGGCAGCTGCAGGATTTGCTGAACAACGCCAAGGTGGGCGAGGCGCCCAAGCAGTCCGGCGTCGCCCTGCCCGGTTCCGTGGTGAAGGTCTACTACAACGGCGACAAGGACGACGCCGAGACCTTCTTGATCGCCACCCGCCAGGAAGGCGTCAACGACGGCAAGCTCGAGGTCTACTCGCCGAATTCACCGCTGGGCGGTGCGCTGATCGACGCCAAGGTCGGCGAGACCCGCAGCTACAAGGTGCCCAGCGGCAACACCGTCGAGGTCACCCTGGTCAGCGCGGAGCCCTACCACTCCTGAGCGCTCCCTGCGCGGGCTCCCCGCGCAGGCATCTTTGCGCGAGCGCGTTAACCGAGCGCCTGATCCAGGTCGGCCACCAGATCGGCGGCGTCCTCGATTCCCACCGAAAGCCGGACGAGATCGTCGGGAACCTCGAGCTGGGACCCGGCGGTGGATGCGTGCGTCATGGCGCTGGGGTGCTCGATCAGCGACTCCACCCCGCCGAGCGACTCGGCCAGGATGAAGATGCCGGTTCGGGCGCACAGCTTCTCGGCGGCCGCACGCCCGCCACGCATCCGCACCGAGACCATGCCACCGAAGCCGCGCATCTGCCGGGCGGCAACCTCATGCCCGGGGTGAGCTGGCAGGCCCGGGTACAGTACGGCGCTCACCGCCGGGTGCCCAGCCAGGAATTCGGCTACCGCCGCGGCGTTTTCGCTGTGCCGCTGCATGCGCAGCACCAGCGTCTTCAGACCGCGCAGGGTGAGGTAGGCGTCGAACGGACCGGGCACCGCTCCGGCGCCGTTCTGCAGGAAGGCGAACGCCTGATCCAGTTGTTCGTCGTTTGTCACCAATGCTCCGCCGACCACGTCGGAGTGGCCGCCGATGTATTTGGTGGTGGAATGCAGCACCACGTCGGCGCCCAACGTCAACGGCTGTTGTAGCGCGGGCGAAGCAAAAGTATTGTCCACCAACACTTTTGCTGAACTGACCGCACCCAGCTGGGCGATTGCGCTGATATCGGCGATCGACAACAACGGGTTGGTGGGCGTCTCCACCCAGATCAATCGCGTCTGCGGCGTGATAGCGGCGCGCACCGCGTCCAGATCCGACAGCGCCACCGGGGTGTAGGCGACACCCCACTGGGTGAAGACCTTGTCGATCAACCGGAACGTGCCCCCGTAGGCGTCGTCGGGAATGACGACGTGGTCACCCGGGCGCAGCATCGCCCGCAGCGCGCAGTCGCTGGCGGCCATGCCGGAACTGAACGCCCGCCCGTATACACCGTCCTCCACTGCGGCCAGCGATGCCTCCAGCGCGGACCGCGTCGGGTTGCCGGTGCGGGCGTATTCGAACCCGCCGCGCAGACCGCCGACACCGTCCTGGGCGAAGGTGCTGCTGGCGTAGATGGGGGTGTTGACGGCGCCGGTCGCCGGATCGGGACGGTAGCCGGCGTGGATGGCTTTGGTGGCAAGTCCGGTGAACGGGTGGTCGTTGCTCATCGACCGCCAGCCTAGTCGCCACCCGCGTCTCCGCTGGCTCTGCGGTGAAGGCGGGCAAGTCCAAGGCGCCTCCGCCATCAACGCAGACTCAACGCCGCGGGCCCCACAACGAAGCCTCCCCGGCCGCATGCCGCGACCGGGGAGGGGATCAAGATTCAGCAGGCTCGTGTCAGAGCGGCAGGCACACCGTCGTCATGATCTTGTCGGCCAGGGTCTGGCGCTTGCTGTCCCACAGCGGGAACAGGAACCCGACCCAGCAGATGACCGCGTCGACGAAGTGCGCGAGCTGGCGCACCAGCGACATCCCGAAACCGAGCGGCTCTCCGGTGACCTCGCTGACCACCTTGAACTTCAGGATCGACTTGCCGATGCTCGAGCCGGTGGTGCCCTGCCGGTATCCGTAGTTCCAGACCCCGTACGCCAGGATCAGCAGCGACGTCAGCCCCTGCGCCAACACCCCGATGATCGAGCCCTGGGTGTAGCAGTACTGCGCCACGTCGTACTGGTTCACGCTCGTGACGCAGGACTCCTCTTGGGTGAGCAGGTCGACGACCTGGGCGATGCCCGAGAGGACGAGGATCGGGGCGAAGTCGATGAGGAATGCCAGGAAACGCGTCATCCACGGCGTGTAGGAATCGGTCGACAACCCTTTGACCGCGGGTCCCGGCGGCGGGGGTGCGTACCCCCCGGCAGCCGGCGGAGGCGGCGGGTAGCCGCCTGCAGGCGGCGGTGGAGGCGGCGGGTAGCCGCCTGCAGGCGACGGTGGAGGCGGCGGAGGCGGCGGCGCTGAACCCCCGACGGACTGCGAGAAGTCACCACTGCTGCCCGGGGGAGGCGGCGCGGACGGCGGAAGATGCCCACCGGACGGCGCGGCACCCGAAGAGCCAGGTGGCGGCGGCGGTGGCGGGTAGGACCCGCCGGGCGGCGGCTGATCGGTCATGGGGCAACCCTTCCGAGGCGGACTATTGCTGAACTAAGCCGGATACAGTACCGCAGCGCCGAGAACCACGTCATAGGCCCACTAGCGGCGCCGCGTCCCTTCGGAAAGGAAACCGAGCAGGTCATAACGGGTGATGACCCCAACCGGTTTGCCTTCCTCGACGACCATCAGGGCGTCCTGATCGCGCAACGCCCTTCCAGCGACGCTGACCAGTTCGCCGGCCCCGATCAACCGCAGCGGCGGGCTCATGTGCTGTTTGACGGCGTCGGCCAGATTGGCCCGACCTTCGAAGACCGCCGACAGCAGTTCTCGCTCCGAAACGCTGCCCGCGACTTCACCGGCCATCACCGGCGGCTCGGCCCCTACCACCGGCATCTGCGACACCCCGTACTCCCGCAGGATGCCGATGGCGTCGCGCACGGTCTCCGAGGGATGCGTGTGCACCAGGTCGGGCAACGCACCGGACTTGCGGCGCAACACGTCCCCGACCGTCGACTCCGCCGCCGAACCGTCGAGCCGGCTGCGCAGGAATCCGTACGACGACATCCAGGCGTCGTTGAAGATCTTGGCCATGTAGCCCCGGCCGCCGTCGGGCAGCAACACCACGATCAGCGCGTCCGGCCCGGCCTGCTCGGCCACTTTCAGCGCGGCGACAACGGCCATCCCGCACGACCCGCCGACCAGCATCGCCTCCTCGCGGGCCAACCGCCGGGTCATGTCGAAGGAGTCGGAGTCCGAGACGGCGATGATCTCGTCGGGCACCGACGGGTCATAGGCCGCCGGCCAGAAGTCCTCGCCGACGCCCTCGACCAGATAGGGCCGGCCGGTGCCACCGGAGTACACCGACCCCTCCGGGTCGGCGCCGATGATGCGCACTCGCCCGTCGGAGACCTCCTTGAGGTAACGGCCAGCGCCGGTGATCGTCCCGCCGGTGCCGATGCCGGCGACGAAGTGGGTGACCTTGCCGTCGGTGTCCGCCCAGATCTCGGGGCCGGTGGTCGCGTAGTGACTGGCCGGCCCCTCGGGGTTGGAGTACTGGTCCGGCTTCCAGGCGCCCTCGATTTCCCGGACCAATCGGTCGGACACGCTGTAGTAGCTGTCCGGGTCCTCGGGCGGCACGGCCGTCGGGCATACCACGACCTCGGCGCCGTAGGCGCGCAACACATTTCGCTTGTCCTCGCCGACCTTGTCCGGGCAGACGAAAACGCACTTGTAGCCACGGCGCTGGGCCACCAGGGCCAGTCCGACGCCGGTGTTTCCGGACGTCGGCTCGACGATCGTGCCCCCCGGTCGCAGCGCCCCGCTGGCCTCGGCGGCGTCGATCATCCGCTCGGCGATGCGGTCCTTGGAGCTGCCGCCAGGGTTGAGGTACTCGACCTTCGCGGCCACGACGCCCGCGCCTTCGGGGACGACGGAATTCAGCCGAACCAGGGGCGTGCCGCCGATGAGGTCACTGAGGTGGTGCGCGATCCGCATGCGCCTATCGTCGCAGGCGGCGCCGGAGGGCGCGCGGGCGCTATCCGGGCCGCTACCCGGTGGCCTCGCGGATGTACTCACCGATCTGGCGCAGCGAGCGCACAGCTTCCGGCACCAGCGGCCCGGCGACCTGGAAGTCGTGCACCTGGCCGGGCCAGACGCGTACCTCGGCCGGCACGCCGGCCGCCGCGAGACGGCTCGCCGCCAGCTGGGCGTCGTGCAACAGCACCTCGGACCCGGACACGTGGATCAGGGTCCGCGGCAGGCCCGGTTCGATGTGATCCAACGGCTCGTAGATCTCTTCCGGCTGACCGTTCACGGTGTTCTTTGCGGCACAGCTAGCAACCAAAGCGCCGAGCGCATCGAAAGCTCTGGAGGGGAACATCGCATCGGTCTTGATGTTCGGATGAGACTGCTTGGGCTCCTTTGCCAGCTGCAGCAGTGGCGAGATCGCAACAAGGGCCGCGGGCTCCTCGCCTTCGCGCAGTAGACGCTGCGCGAGAGACAGCGCGAGGTACCCGCCGGCGGAGTCGCCGCCCAGCACAATCTGGTCTGAGTCGTAGCCCAGCAGCCGCAGCCACCGGTAGCCGTCGTGGCAGTCGTCGAGCGCCATCCCGATCGAATGCTTGGGCATCAGCCGATAGTTGACGACGAGAACGGGCGCGTCAGCGAACTTCGAGAGTGATTCGACCAACCGGCCGTGCGAGTTTGCTCCACAGGTCAAGAACGCGCCACCGTGCAGGTACAGCACGACTCGCCGGGTGCCGTCGGCCGGCAGCACCCCGGGGGCGCGAACCAGCTGCGCCGAGGCATTCGGCAAGGTCACATCGGCCCTGACCGTGCTGGTGGCTGGCAACAGGATGCGTGCGGCGTGGTCGATCAAGCCCCACGGCCAAGGTAGGTGCGGAACATAGCTGCCAGCCGCCAAAACCGGCCGGATCGTCACGCGAGACGCTAGTGTAGCGAACCGAGCAGCAACACTCGGTCCAGATTCCACAACCTCAACGGGAGCCCCGTCGCTGATCGCAAACCTGCGGGCTTCGAGTCTACGAGCCTTCAGCGCGTCGCGCGGGCGAATGGCAACTCTAGGTGCGCCAGACACCTTACTGGGTGCGGTCATGCTCAACACTTCCTACGCCGTTGTAGTCCGATACAGCATGCGACGAAGAAGCTGAGCGATACGTTCAGCCAACCTCGCAGACTTAGCTTGACAGTCCTTTACCCATTCAACTTCCACTTAACCGGTTTCGATACCACATCTGTTTCACACCGTAACCGGTTTGTTTGTCAGCTACCCCCGAAATGAGCACAACCGTCCTAAACTCATGGCTGTGGGCGTGCATGTGCCGCGGCGTTCGACGATCGCTCTGGCCACAGCGGGTGCACTCGCCTCGACAGGCTCGGCCTATCTGGGCGCACGCAACCTGCTGGTTGGCCAGGCGACGCATGTGCGCACCGTGATCCCCAAGAACTGGGAGCCGCCGCCGCGTGCCGACGGCGTCTATGGCCCCGGCGGCGAACCGGTGCAGCGGTGGCGCTACGGCACACCGTTCGATCTGCACCTGATGATCTTCGGCGACTCGACCGCCACCGGTTACGGGTGCAACACCGCAGAAGAAGTGCCGGGCGTGGTCATCGCCCGCAGGCTTGCCGAACAATCCGGTTTACGAATCAGGCTGAGCACTAAAGCCATTGTCGGTGCCACGTCGAAGGGGGTCCTGGGCCAGGTCGACGCGATGTTCGTAGCGGGTCCGCCACCGGACGTCGCGGTGATCATCATCGGCGCCAACGACATCACCGCCCTCAACGGTGTCGGACCGTCGGCACAGCGGCTGGGAACGTCGGTACGCAGGCTGCGCAACCGCGGTGCGGTCGTGGTAGTCGGTACCTGCCCGGACTTCGGTCTGATCACCGCGATTCCGCAGCCGCTGCGCTCGCTGGCGCGCACCCGGGGTCTACAGCTCGCCCGGGCGCAGGCGGCGGCCGTCCGCGCGGCCGGTGGCGTGCCGGTGCCGCTCGCGCATCTGCTCGCACCCAAGTTCCGCGAGATGCCCGAGCTGATGTTCTCCTCCGACCACTACCACCCGTCGGCGGCCGGATATGCCGAGGCGGCCGACCAGTTGCTGCTGGCGCTGTGTACAGCCCTGAGCGAAAAGATCCCGGTGCTGGCCCGCCCCGCCGCACAGCCGGTCGCCGCCCGGCGGACCATCGTGTCCAGATTGTGGCCGCGCCCCACGCAGGCGCGTGTGACCGCCGCGGTCGCCTCTGGGTAGGGCGCGTTAGGCTCGCCTTCGCACACCCCAATCGAGGAGCCGTCATGCCGGAAGCCGTCATCGTTTCAACTGCCCGCTCGCCGATCGGCCGCGCCATGAAGGGGTCGCTGATCAGCATCCGGCCCGACGACCTGGCCGCGCAGATGGTCCGCGCCGCACTCGACAAGGTGCCGGCACTCAATCCACACCAGATCGACGACCTGATCATGGGTTGCGGCCAGCCCGGCGGCGAGTCCGGCTTCAACATCGCGCGCGTGGTCGCCGTCGCACTCGGCTACGACTTCCTGCCCGGCACCACCGTCAACCGCTACTGCTCGTCGTCGCTGCAGACCACCCGGATGGCGTTTCACGCGATCAAGGCCGGCGAGGGCGACGTCTTCGTCTCCGCCGGGGTCGAGACGGTGTCGCGGTTCGGCAAGGGCAATGCCGACGGCTGGCCGGACACCAAGAACCCGCTGTATGACGCCGCTCAGGAGCGGACGACCGCCGCGGCTGCCGGAGCCGACGAATGGCACGACCCGCGCGCCGACGGGAACCTGCCCGACATCTACATCGCGATGGGCCAGACCGCGGAGAATGTCGCACTGCTGACCGGCATTTCCCGCGAGGACCAGGACCACTGGGGCGTGCGCAGTCAGAACCGCGCCGAGGAAGCCATCAAGAGCGGGTTCTTCGAGCGCGAGATCTCGGCTGTCACGCTGCCCGACGGTTCGACGGTCAGCACCGATGACGGCCCGCGGGCGGGCACCACGTACGAGAAGATCAGCGAGCTAAAGCCGGTGTTCCGGCCCAACGGCACGGTGACCGCAGGCAACGCTTGTCCGTTGAATGACGGCGCCGCGGCGGTGGTGATCACCAGCGACGTCAAGGCCAAGGAGCTGGGCCTGAAGCCGCTGGCCCGCATCGTGTCCACCGGCGTCAGCGGGCTGTCCCCGGAGATCATGGGCCTGGGTCCGATCGAGGCGTCCAAGCAGGCTTTGCAGCGGGCCGGGATGTCCGTCGGCGACATCGACCTCTTCGAGATCAACGAGGCATTCGCGGTGCAGGTGCTGGGGTCGGCGCGGGAGTTGGGTATCGACGAAGACAAGCTCAATGTGTCGGGCGGGGCGATCGCCCTGGGCCACCCGTTCGGGATGACCGGCGCCCGGATCACTGCCACGCTGCTGAACAACCTGACCACGCACGACAAGACCTTTGGCCTAGAGACCATGTGCGTCGGTGGGGGCCAGGGCATGGCGATGGTGATCGAACGCTTGAGCTGACGTTTGGGTGCGGCGCCCGGCTCGGGCGATGAGCCTGCGCCCACGGCGACCGCCACTCGAATTTTCCGCCCCTGCGGCAGAGCCAACGGCACCAGGCCGCAGCGATCGAATTGATCTGGCGCAACGCGAGAGCACCCCAGCACGTCATCACGCGTGACGAACTGCTGCGGGACGGGGAAACCCAATTGCTCAACGACACGCCGGTGACGACGCCGGAGCGTACGGCGTTCGATGTCGGCCGGCGCGGGACGTTGGTTCGCGCCGTCGCCAATCTCGATGCGCTCGCTGCCGCGACGGGCTTCAAGGTGCCCGATGTCGGTGAATTGGCCGCTGATCATCGGCATGTAGGGGGCCTCCGCCAATTGGAGGCCGCACTGCAATTGGTCGACGCAGGGGCGCAATCGCCGAAGGAGACCTGGCTGCGGTTGCTGTTGGTCAATGCTGGTTTCCCCAAGCCCCGGACTCAGCTACCCGTGATGGGCCGGCACGGGTTTCCCCGCTACTTCCTCGACATAGGCTGGGAGGACATCAGGCTTGCCGCGGAATACGACGGCGACCAGTATTGGACCGACCCCGCCCAGTACGCCTCGGATGTCGACCGGCAGGAGTATCTGCAACGGATCGGCTGGACCGTCATCCGGGTAGTCGGCCGCCACCGGCCCAGCGACGTTATTCGACGGGTACAGTGCGCCTGGGACGCCCTGACCAAAGGTCGGCGCTGCGCCTAGGGCGACGAACTTCGAGTGCACCCCACCTCCATCGCAGATTCAACGCCGCACCAGACCCACAACGCAGACTCCGCACCGCACCGCGCCGCACCCCACGCAGCGGTGCGGCGCGCCAGATTCCAACCCCCCAACGCCCGACACCCGCCACCCCACAGGGAAAAGCCGGCACACCAAGAAGGCGTGCCGGCTTTGCCCGTCGAGGGGCTAGTCGTTCTGCAGGTAACTCAGCAGACGCAGGATCTCCAGGTACAACCACACCAGCGTCACGGTCAGGCCCAGGGCAATGCCCCAAGCGGCCTTCTCCGGCGCACCCGCGCGGATCATCTGGTCAGCCGCGTCGAAGTCGATGAGGAAGCTGAAAGCTGCGATACCGATGCATACCAACGAGAAGATGATCCCGACGGGGCCGGCGCTGCGCAGACCCAGACCCTCGCCGCCGCCGACGTGGAACATCGCCAGCACGAAGTTGCCGAGCATCAGCACCAGCACGCCGAACATCGCCGCGACCAGCATCCGGGTGAACTTCGGGGTCACCCGAATCGCACCGGTCTTGTAGACGACCAGCATGCCGAAGAACACCCCGAGCGTGCCGAGCACCGCCTCGCCGATCAGTACACCGGCATTGGCGGAGCCCACCGAGAAGTTGGCGAGCAGGAACGAGATGGCGCCCAGGAACAGACCCTCAAGCGCCGCGTAGCTGAGCACGATCGCCGGGTTGTCCTGCTTGCGACCGAACGTCGCGATCAACACCAGCGCCAGACCGCCGAACGCACCGACCATTGTCAGCGGCATCGCCAGCTTCAGGTTGGTCGCAACCAGGAAGTAGGAGACGATGGCGGTCGTCGACAGCATGGCCAGCGTCAGGCCGGTCTTGGTGACGACATCGTCGATGGTCAGCGGGCGCGAGACACGAGCCTCACGACCCTGCTGGTAGGGAGCGTAGGGGTCGGCCGGGTAGCCCGACTGCACGCCGGGGCCGAATTGCGCGTATCCGCCCGCCTGCTTGGGTAGCGAACGAAATACCGGGTTACTTGTCTCCCGCACCGTCGGATCCTCTCTCAATGACTATGGCTTCGAACGTGCGAACAATCGCTCAACGAGTGGTGGTCCGCCCGAGTTCCCGGCGGAGCTGGCGTTTCGTGGTCAGTCAGGGACCCGTATAGCTCGCCCGGATCACCCTAAACCTTAGACCCGCGGGGATCGCCGGGCGAGTAACGATCTAGATTGCTCGTCAAACTCATGGGCCAAGTGACCGGCTCCGAGCGGATTGCGGCGAAGGGGAGACGAACGCATGACTGGGGTTGCTGAAGGGGCCGTGACAGGGGAATCCGACGAAGTCCTGACCCGCGTCGTCGACGGCGTCGGCTACGTGACGCTCAACCGGCCCAAGGCCATCAATTCGCTGAACCAGACGATGGTGGACCTGCTCAGCACCGTTCTGATCCGGTGGGGACGCGACGAGGCCGTGCGTGCGGTGGTGCTCACCGGGGCCGGTGAGCGCGGATTGTGCGCCGGCGGCGACGTGGTGGCCATCTATCGCAGCGCGCGCAAGGACGGGGCCGACGCGCGCCGCTTCTGGCGCGACGAGTACCTGATGAAT harbors:
- the greA gene encoding transcription elongation factor GreA, whose protein sequence is MTDTQVTWLTQESHDRLKAELDQLIANRPVIAAEINDRREEGDLRENGGYHAAREEQGQQEARIRQLQDLLNNAKVGEAPKQSGVALPGSVVKVYYNGDKDDAETFLIATRQEGVNDGKLEVYSPNSPLGGALIDAKVGETRSYKVPSGNTVEVTLVSAEPYHS
- a CDS encoding cystathionine gamma-synthase, encoding MSNDHPFTGLATKAIHAGYRPDPATGAVNTPIYASSTFAQDGVGGLRGGFEYARTGNPTRSALEASLAAVEDGVYGRAFSSGMAASDCALRAMLRPGDHVVIPDDAYGGTFRLIDKVFTQWGVAYTPVALSDLDAVRAAITPQTRLIWVETPTNPLLSIADISAIAQLGAVSSAKVLVDNTFASPALQQPLTLGADVVLHSTTKYIGGHSDVVGGALVTNDEQLDQAFAFLQNGAGAVPGPFDAYLTLRGLKTLVLRMQRHSENAAAVAEFLAGHPAVSAVLYPGLPAHPGHEVAARQMRGFGGMVSVRMRGGRAAAEKLCARTGIFILAESLGGVESLIEHPSAMTHASTAGSQLEVPDDLVRLSVGIEDAADLVADLDQALG
- a CDS encoding RDD family protein, translated to MTDQPPPGGSYPPPPPPPGSSGAAPSGGHLPPSAPPPPGSSGDFSQSVGGSAPPPPPPPPSPAGGYPPPPPPPAGGYPPPPPAAGGYAPPPPGPAVKGLSTDSYTPWMTRFLAFLIDFAPILVLSGIAQVVDLLTQEESCVTSVNQYDVAQYCYTQGSIIGVLAQGLTSLLILAYGVWNYGYRQGTTGSSIGKSILKFKVVSEVTGEPLGFGMSLVRQLAHFVDAVICWVGFLFPLWDSKRQTLADKIMTTVCLPL
- a CDS encoding Bax inhibitor-1/YccA family protein, whose protein sequence is MRETSNPVFRSLPKQAGGYAQFGPGVQSGYPADPYAPYQQGREARVSRPLTIDDVVTKTGLTLAMLSTTAIVSYFLVATNLKLAMPLTMVGAFGGLALVLIATFGRKQDNPAIVLSYAALEGLFLGAISFLLANFSVGSANAGVLIGEAVLGTLGVFFGMLVVYKTGAIRVTPKFTRMLVAAMFGVLVLMLGNFVLAMFHVGGGEGLGLRSAGPVGIIFSLVCIGIAAFSFLIDFDAADQMIRAGAPEKAAWGIALGLTVTLVWLYLEILRLLSYLQND
- a CDS encoding cystathionine beta-synthase, whose amino-acid sequence is MRIAHHLSDLIGGTPLVRLNSVVPEGAGVVAAKVEYLNPGGSSKDRIAERMIDAAEASGALRPGGTIVEPTSGNTGVGLALVAQRRGYKCVFVCPDKVGEDKRNVLRAYGAEVVVCPTAVPPEDPDSYYSVSDRLVREIEGAWKPDQYSNPEGPASHYATTGPEIWADTDGKVTHFVAGIGTGGTITGAGRYLKEVSDGRVRIIGADPEGSVYSGGTGRPYLVEGVGEDFWPAAYDPSVPDEIIAVSDSDSFDMTRRLAREEAMLVGGSCGMAVVAALKVAEQAGPDALIVVLLPDGGRGYMAKIFNDAWMSSYGFLRSRLDGSAAESTVGDVLRRKSGALPDLVHTHPSETVRDAIGILREYGVSQMPVVGAEPPVMAGEVAGSVSERELLSAVFEGRANLADAVKQHMSPPLRLIGAGELVSVAGRALRDQDALMVVEEGKPVGVITRYDLLGFLSEGTRRR
- a CDS encoding acetyl-CoA C-acetyltransferase, whose amino-acid sequence is MPEAVIVSTARSPIGRAMKGSLISIRPDDLAAQMVRAALDKVPALNPHQIDDLIMGCGQPGGESGFNIARVVAVALGYDFLPGTTVNRYCSSSLQTTRMAFHAIKAGEGDVFVSAGVETVSRFGKGNADGWPDTKNPLYDAAQERTTAAAAGADEWHDPRADGNLPDIYIAMGQTAENVALLTGISREDQDHWGVRSQNRAEEAIKSGFFEREISAVTLPDGSTVSTDDGPRAGTTYEKISELKPVFRPNGTVTAGNACPLNDGAAAVVITSDVKAKELGLKPLARIVSTGVSGLSPEIMGLGPIEASKQALQRAGMSVGDIDLFEINEAFAVQVLGSARELGIDEDKLNVSGGAIALGHPFGMTGARITATLLNNLTTHDKTFGLETMCVGGGQGMAMVIERLS
- a CDS encoding SGNH/GDSL hydrolase family protein, which gives rise to MPRRSTIALATAGALASTGSAYLGARNLLVGQATHVRTVIPKNWEPPPRADGVYGPGGEPVQRWRYGTPFDLHLMIFGDSTATGYGCNTAEEVPGVVIARRLAEQSGLRIRLSTKAIVGATSKGVLGQVDAMFVAGPPPDVAVIIIGANDITALNGVGPSAQRLGTSVRRLRNRGAVVVVGTCPDFGLITAIPQPLRSLARTRGLQLARAQAAAVRAAGGVPVPLAHLLAPKFREMPELMFSSDHYHPSAAGYAEAADQLLLALCTALSEKIPVLARPAAQPVAARRTIVSRLWPRPTQARVTAAVASG
- a CDS encoding alpha/beta hydrolase produces the protein MTAPSKVSGAPRVAIRPRDALKARRLEARRFAISDGAPVEVVESGPSVAARFATLASRVTIRPVLAAGSYVPHLPWPWGLIDHAARILLPATSTVRADVTLPNASAQLVRAPGVLPADGTRRVVLYLHGGAFLTCGANSHGRLVESLSKFADAPVLVVNYRLMPKHSIGMALDDCHDGYRWLRLLGYDSDQIVLGGDSAGGYLALSLAQRLLREGEEPAALVAISPLLQLAKEPKQSHPNIKTDAMFPSRAFDALGALVASCAAKNTVNGQPEEIYEPLDHIEPGLPRTLIHVSGSEVLLHDAQLAASRLAAAGVPAEVRVWPGQVHDFQVAGPLVPEAVRSLRQIGEYIREATG
- a CDS encoding endonuclease domain-containing protein; the protein is MIWRNARAPQHVITRDELLRDGETQLLNDTPVTTPERTAFDVGRRGTLVRAVANLDALAAATGFKVPDVGELAADHRHVGGLRQLEAALQLVDAGAQSPKETWLRLLLVNAGFPKPRTQLPVMGRHGFPRYFLDIGWEDIRLAAEYDGDQYWTDPAQYASDVDRQEYLQRIGWTVIRVVGRHRPSDVIRRVQCAWDALTKGRRCA